The following are encoded together in the Culex pipiens pallens isolate TS chromosome 1, TS_CPP_V2, whole genome shotgun sequence genome:
- the LOC120416276 gene encoding odorant receptor 49b-like produces MAFREQQYLDRNFDYICRMLDLLGQNVLEPNYRPNWRTAYITSIVVIVMSELVYLLWTERSDLFAFLQVLPTLLFSCIGVQNVLVCALRSEKVLALRTKLTEILKIMAETEGNGPILCKGLQLSRLLQKCLMVLYALAAVAGIIVPLIIWAAWGKKILLFTPFVPKADPSTAVGFVETLVFQGYILLGAGTMYTAHECMFIAFIMPYAAYVNAFCNEIKELNSMLVALPESDDSTIQNQLHRIEKLHQLLIEYVSMLQDLYNSYMLSKVALIYLGVISAILVILTFADPMSCIFLALLFEKLTKSCLMGTIITVKVGLFPWILISNLNINVNCVLFQNEQIMDHIYDINWFRLSADQAKQVGFMLHMSQNPTSITIGNLAPLNVESYMSLVKSIYSYVMVLITFLE; encoded by the coding sequence ATGGCGTTTCGCGAGCAGCAGTACCTCGACCGAAACTTTGACTATATCTGTCGAATGCTCGATCTGCTCGGGCAAAACGTTCTCGAACCCAACTATCGTCCCAACTGGCGAACCGCGTACATCACTTCGATCGTCGTGATCGTCATGAGTGAGTTGGTGTATCTGCTGTGGACGGAACGATCGGATCTGTTTGCGTTTCTGCAGGTTCTACCGACGCTTCTATTTTCATGCATAGGCGTACAGAACGTTCTTGTTTGCGCCTTACGGTCTGAAAAGGTTCTTGCCCTGCGGACCAAACTGACCGAGATTCTGAAAATCATGGCTGAAACGGAAGGGAACGGTCCGATTCTCTGTAAAGGTCTGCAGCTATCTCGACTGTTGCAAAAGTGTTTGATGGTTCTTTATGCGTTAGCGGCAGTCGCCGGTATAATTGTGCCACTTATTATATGGGCAGCGTGGGGCAAAAAGATTCTTTTGTTTACGCCTTTTGTCCCAAAGGCTGACCCAAGTACTGCCGTGGGATTCGTAGAAACCTTAGTGTTCCAGGGCTACATACTGTTGGGAGCTGGTACAATGTACACGGCCCACGAATGTATGTTTATTGCATTCATCATGCCTTACGCAGCATACGTAAACGCATTCTGCAACGAGATCAAAGAGCTGAACTCGATGTTGGTGGCCCTTCCGGAAAGTGACGATTCCACGATCCAAAACCAACTACATCGGATCGAAAAGCTGCACCAACTGTTGATCGAGTACGTATCCATGCTGCAAGATCTGTACAACTCCTATATGCTAAGCAAAGTAGCTTTAATTTATCTGGGAGTAATCAGTGCGATCCTCGTGATATTGACATTTGCCGATCCAATGTCCTGCATTTTTCTGGCACTTTTATTCGAAAAACTAACCAAAAGCTGTCTGATGGGAACGATCATCACGGTAAAGGTAGGCCTGTTTCCCTGGATCTTGATCTCTAACCTCAACATCAATGTGAATTGCGTCTTGTTCCAGAACGAACAAATCATGGACCACATCTACGACATCAACTGGTTCCGGCTGTCCGCGGATCAGGCAAAGCAGGTCGGCTTTATGCTGCACATGTCGCAGAATCCCACCAGCATCACCATCGGCAACTTGGCACCGCTCAACGTCGAAAGCTACATGAGTTTGGTCAAGTCGATCTATTCGTACGTGATGGTTTTGATTACCTTTTTGGAGTAA